The DNA region GTGTGCGGCCGACTCCCTACCGGTCACCCCTGGCGGGAGCCGGCCTCAGGACGACGTAGGTGGGCAGCCCGATCGAGTCGAAGCGGGAGAGCAGGCTGCGCGCCGGCTCGGCGTCGGGATCCTCGGCCTGCACCTTGATCTTCACGTACGAGGCCAGCGCCGCCTTCACGCCGGCATCCTCGAACGTGGTCGCGTCCATCGTCAGGCAGTTCTTGCACCACGTCGCCCAGAAGTCGATGAGGACCGGCTTGTTCTCGCGCTCGGCCTGCGCCAGGCCCTCGGCCAGCGACGCCGTCCAGCCGCCCTTCAGCTTCTCCTCGACGCTGCGCGCCACGGCCCCCGCCTCGACGCGGCGGTTGTCGAACAGCGTCCACGCCAGGTGGGCATAGTAGGCCGCCGTCACCAGGATCAGCACGCCCATCGCCTGCTTGACGCGCACCATCCACGCGCCGGGCCTCGGCAGCGCGGCCATGCCGGCGCCAGCGAGCGGCCACGGCAGCGCCATCCCGAGTCCGAGCACGAACGGCAGCGCGAGGGCGAGGGTCGTGCCTCCGGCGTAGAGGCTGCTGGCAAACAGGATCACCTGGATGACGACCGGCGCCACGCACGCCCCGGCGAGCAGCGCGGCGACCGCCCCCATCGTGAAGGCCAGCAGCATCGACCCTCGGCGGCCCTGCGTCGACGGCCCCTGCGCGAGATTGGAGAAGTCGATCAGGATCACGTCGAACATCGCCAGCGCGAGCACGACGAACAGGATCGCGATCCCGAGGTTGAACCACGGCGACGCGTTCAGCGTGCCGAACGTCCCGGCGGTGAGGATGACCACCAGGCCGAGGACGCCGTACACCAGGGCCATCGCGGCGCCGTAGGCCGACCCCAGCAGGAACCCGCGTCGCCGCGATCCGGCCTGCGCGCCCGCGCCGATGATGGCGAGGTTGATGGGCACCATCGGCAGGACGCACGGCGTCAGGTTCAGCGCGAGGCCGCCGAGCAGCACGATGACGAGGATCGCGATCGGGCCCTTGCCCTCGAGCAGCCCCTGCTGCCGCACGCCGCGCCCGGCGTCCTCGATGAAGCGGGTGAAGTCTGCTGCCGACAGGTAGCCGCCGGTGGTGCCCTGGACCGTGAAGCGGTCGAGCGTCTTCAGCACGTCGGCGTCGCTCGTGACCGACGGGGCCGACCGCCCGATCGACCGCGGCCCCGGCGCGGCGCCGGGCGCGACGCGACGACCCGCGTCGAGGGCGGCGAGCACGGGCGCCGGCGTCGTTCCGGCGGCCGGCGCGCCCGGCGCGACCTCGATCGTCCAGGACACGGTCGCCGTCTGCGGCGCGAAGCAGATCTTGTCGTCGCAGGCCTGGTACCGCAGGCGCCCCGGCACGACGATCGGTCCCGCGGCGGCGCCGGCCGCGACGGCGACCTCCGCGCCGACCACGAAGGCGTGATCGAAGACCGCCAGGGGCTGTGGCTGCCCTTCCTGCACGAAGTCCACGGGCGTCGGGTAAATCAGTTGCCGCACCTCCACACCTGCCGGGGCATCGACGGAGAGCACCGTGGCGATGAGCGACGGGTCGCGGGGCGCGTCCGACTGCACGTGCAGGCCTTCGGGCAGCGAGACGGCCAGGGCGAGACGGGTGGTGCCGCCCGGCGGGACGCGGGCAGCCTCGACGTGAGGCGTCACCTCGGCCTTCGGGCGGCGCATCTGCGCGTCGGCGGCGGTCGCCGCGGCCGCGAGGCACACCAGGGCGGTCAGGAGGGCGGTTGCCGCGCGGCGCGACAGGTCACCGAGTCGGGGCGAGGGCACCGGGAAGGACGTCACCCCTGCATCGTAGCAAGCACGGGCCGGTCCAGGGGCCGACCAGGCCCGGGCGGCGCGCGGTTGGCGGCCGGGTGAGAAAGAGGTGCCCGGGCGTTCACGCCGCAGCGGACCGTCATGCCCGTCGACGGGCTGCCGGCGCCAGGCCCGCCGCTGCCGCCGGCGCTCCGTCCCGGTCCTCGATGACGAAGTCGGCCTGATGTCCGCGGTCGCGGCAGTCGTCGTGCGGGTCATCGACGATCAACAGCGCACGCGACGTCCAGGTGCGGTACAGGCCGACGCGGCAGCCGCAGGGCAGGACCCGCACCAGCAGGCACTGCGCCACCTCGAGCCGTTCCGCCGCGGTCATCATGCGTCCCACTGTCATCGGCCACCTCGTCGCGCTCGGCAGGCACTCGGCAGTTTCGACGGTGGGCGTGTTGGGAATCGGTGACACGTTGATGGCGCCGCCGACACGGCGGTCGGCGCTGCCGGCGCGCGGCGTCGGCGCGGCTACTCGGCGTCGGCGAACTTGTAGCCCACGCCCCAGGCGGTGAGGATCAGGGCGGGCTGGCGGGGATCGCCCTCGAGCTTCTTCCGCAGGCGGCTCACCACGGTGTCCACGGTGCGCTCGGTGACGTATGCATCGTCCTTCCACACCGTCTGGAGGAGGCGGGCGCGGCTGAACACGATGCCCCGACGCGCCACGAGCTGGTGCAGGAGGTCGAACTCCTGGCGCGTCAGGTCGACGGGTGCGCCGTCGACGAGCACCTGCCGACGGTCGATGTCCATCGTCACGTGCGGGGCGAGCCGCAGCACGGTGGAGGGCGGCGTCGTCGGGTCGGCGCCGTCGGGCTGCGTGCGCCGCATCAGCGCGGCCACGCGGGCCTGCAGTTCCCTGACGCCGAACGGCTTGGTGAGGTAGTCGTCGGCGCCGCTGTCGAGGCCGATGACGATGTCGGCCTCGGAATCGCGTGCCGTGAGGATCAGGATGGGCGTGCCGGTGTTCACGCCGGCGGTCCGCACGGCGCGGCACAGCGAGATGCCATCCAGCCCCGGCAGCATCACGTCGAAGACCAGCAGGTCGAACTTCTGCGCGCGGGCGACGTCGAGCGCGTCGCGGCCATCGCCGATGTCCTCGACGCTGAAGCCGGCCAGCCCCAGGTGCAGGTGCAGCAACTCCCGGATGGCGGCGTCGTCCTCGACGACGAGCACGCGTCGGCCCTCGACATGCGACATGGCAGTGGGGCCCATGGTACGCCAGTGGGCGCCGCGGGCCGTGGCGGGTGAGCGGCGCGGTCAGCGCGTGCCGGCGACCACCGCCTGGCCGAGCGCCAGCCCGCCGTCGTTGGGCGGCACCTGACGGTGCAGCAGCACGCGGAAGCCGGCGGCGTCGAGGCCCGAGGCCGCCAGGGTGGTGAGGCGGACGTTCTGGAACACCCCACCCGACAGGCCGACGACGTCCAGGCCGGTGCGCGCCCGGGCATGGCGGGCGGCCGCCACCACCGCATCGGCGACAGCGACGTGCAACCCGGCTGCCAGGCTCGCCACGTCCTCGCCCCGCTGCAGCCTGGCCACCAGGTCGCGCAGCATCGGCGCGGGATCGCACCGCATGACGTCCCCCTCGACCGGCGCGGCGAACGCCGCGAGGGGCGATGCCGTGGCGGCGTGGCCGGCCGCCGTCTCGAGCGCGATGGCCGCCTGTGCCTCGAAGGTGGCGACCTGCGCCAGGCCGAGGAGGGCAGCACACGCGTCGAACAGCCGCCCCATGCTGCTCGAGGCGACGATCCCGAGGCCGCGAGCCAGGCGCTGCGCCAGCACCTGCCGCTCCGCGTCGGGGCAGGCGCGCACGCAGGGCAGTGTGTCGCCCCACGGGATGCCCGCCGCGGTGAGATGGGCGAGGGCGAGGCGGGGCACGTGCCGCACGTCCGCGTCGCCGGCCGGCAGCGGCGTGGTCGCGAGGTGCGCGGCGCGCTCGACCGATGTGTAGCCGCCAACGAAGACCTCGCCTCCCCACACCGTGCCGTCCGGGCCGTACCCGGTGCCGTCGAACACCACGCCGATCATGCCGGAGGCGCGCGGCAGGCCGTGCTCGGCCATCAGCGCGGCATGGTGGGCGTGGTGATGGTGCACCGCCTCGGTCGGGATGCCGCGTGAGGCGGCCCACTGGCGGGCCCAGCGCGACGACAGGTACCCGGGGTGCGGGTCGAAGGCGACGCGTGCCGGGGTGATCGCGAAGAGGTCGAGGAGGTGCGCCGCGGCCCGCTCGAAGGCGTGCAGCGTCTCGACGGTCTCCATGTCGCCGACGTGCTGGCTGAGCCACGCCTCGCGATCCTGCGCGACCGCGCACGTCGCCTTGAGTTCGGCGCCGACGGCGAGCACGGCGGGCACGGCGAACGGCAAGGCGATGGGATAAGGCGCGTAGCCGCGTGAGCGGCGCACGGGGACGGGCGCGCCCAGCACGACGCGCACGACCGAGTCGTCGCACACCGCGTGGATGTCGCGATCGTGCAGCAGCAGGCCGTCGGCCATGGTGGTCAGCCGCTCGCGTGCTTCCTCGTTGGTCCGGGCAATCGGCTCGTCGGCGCGATTGCCCGACGTCAGCACGAGCGGCGTGTCGCCGACGATCAGCCGGTGGAGGGGCGAGTAGGGCAGCATCAGGCCGAGCGTGTCCTGGGCCGGCGCGACGGCGTCCGACACCAGGCCGGCGCCGTCGGCGCGCCGCCGCAGCAGCACGATCGGCCTGGCGCGCGACTGCAGGGCGAGCGCCTCGGCATCCGACACCACGCACAGTCGTCGTGCCGCGTCGAGCGAGTCGACCATCAGGGCGAAGGGCTTGGCGCCGCGCCCCTTCCGCGCCCGCAACTGGCGCACGGCGTCGTCGTCGGTCGCGTCGCACGCGAGATGGAAGCCGCCGATCCCCTTGATCGCGACGATGCGGCCGGCGGCGAGCCAGGCGCGCACCTGGGCCATCGCCGATGCGGAGTCGTGGCGTGTGGCGGCAGGCGCGTCGGCGACGTCCGGACCTTCGACCCAGGCGTGCGGTCCGCACACGGGGCAGGCGGTCGGTTCGGCGTGATAGCGGCGGTCGGCCGGATCCTCGTACTCGCGCGCGCAGGCGTCGCACATCGTGAACCGCGCCATCGTCGTCGACGCGCGGTCGTACGGCAGGGCCGTGATGACGGTGAAGCGCGGGCCGCACTGCGTGCAGTTGAGGAACGGGTAGCCGTGGCGTCGGTCGGCAGGGTCGGCGAGCTCGCGCAGGCAGGCGTCGCAGGTGGCCACGTCGGGCGGGATCGACGCATGCCCGTCGCCCGACTGGCGACTGCGATCGATATGGAAGGTCGCCTCGCCCGTCGGCGCGCAGTCGACCACCTCGATGTCGCCCACGGCGGCCAGCGGCGGGGCGTCGCGGCGCAGGGCGACCGCCAGCGTGTCGAGAGCCGCCGCGGGACCTTCGGCCTCGATGATCACGGCGCCGCTCTCGTTGCGCACCCAGCCGCCGAGGCCGAGGCGGCG from Luteitalea sp. TBR-22 includes:
- the hypF gene encoding carbamoyltransferase HypF encodes the protein MQRRRLVVRGVVQGVGFRPFVAGLARRLGLGGWVRNESGAVIIEAEGPAAALDTLAVALRRDAPPLAAVGDIEVVDCAPTGEATFHIDRSRQSGDGHASIPPDVATCDACLRELADPADRRHGYPFLNCTQCGPRFTVITALPYDRASTTMARFTMCDACAREYEDPADRRYHAEPTACPVCGPHAWVEGPDVADAPAATRHDSASAMAQVRAWLAAGRIVAIKGIGGFHLACDATDDDAVRQLRARKGRGAKPFALMVDSLDAARRLCVVSDAEALALQSRARPIVLLRRRADGAGLVSDAVAPAQDTLGLMLPYSPLHRLIVGDTPLVLTSGNRADEPIARTNEEARERLTTMADGLLLHDRDIHAVCDDSVVRVVLGAPVPVRRSRGYAPYPIALPFAVPAVLAVGAELKATCAVAQDREAWLSQHVGDMETVETLHAFERAAAHLLDLFAITPARVAFDPHPGYLSSRWARQWAASRGIPTEAVHHHHAHHAALMAEHGLPRASGMIGVVFDGTGYGPDGTVWGGEVFVGGYTSVERAAHLATTPLPAGDADVRHVPRLALAHLTAAGIPWGDTLPCVRACPDAERQVLAQRLARGLGIVASSSMGRLFDACAALLGLAQVATFEAQAAIALETAAGHAATASPLAAFAAPVEGDVMRCDPAPMLRDLVARLQRGEDVASLAAGLHVAVADAVVAAARHARARTGLDVVGLSGGVFQNVRLTTLAASGLDAAGFRVLLHRQVPPNDGGLALGQAVVAGTR
- a CDS encoding protein-disulfide reductase DsbD, with product MTSFPVPSPRLGDLSRRAATALLTALVCLAAAATAADAQMRRPKAEVTPHVEAARVPPGGTTRLALAVSLPEGLHVQSDAPRDPSLIATVLSVDAPAGVEVRQLIYPTPVDFVQEGQPQPLAVFDHAFVVGAEVAVAAGAAAGPIVVPGRLRYQACDDKICFAPQTATVSWTIEVAPGAPAAGTTPAPVLAALDAGRRVAPGAAPGPRSIGRSAPSVTSDADVLKTLDRFTVQGTTGGYLSAADFTRFIEDAGRGVRQQGLLEGKGPIAILVIVLLGGLALNLTPCVLPMVPINLAIIGAGAQAGSRRRGFLLGSAYGAAMALVYGVLGLVVILTAGTFGTLNASPWFNLGIAILFVVLALAMFDVILIDFSNLAQGPSTQGRRGSMLLAFTMGAVAALLAGACVAPVVIQVILFASSLYAGGTTLALALPFVLGLGMALPWPLAGAGMAALPRPGAWMVRVKQAMGVLILVTAAYYAHLAWTLFDNRRVEAGAVARSVEEKLKGGWTASLAEGLAQAERENKPVLIDFWATWCKNCLTMDATTFEDAGVKAALASYVKIKVQAEDPDAEPARSLLSRFDSIGLPTYVVLRPAPARGDR
- a CDS encoding response regulator transcription factor, giving the protein MSHVEGRRVLVVEDDAAIRELLHLHLGLAGFSVEDIGDGRDALDVARAQKFDLLVFDVMLPGLDGISLCRAVRTAGVNTGTPILILTARDSEADIVIGLDSGADDYLTKPFGVRELQARVAALMRRTQPDGADPTTPPSTVLRLAPHVTMDIDRRQVLVDGAPVDLTRQEFDLLHQLVARRGIVFSRARLLQTVWKDDAYVTERTVDTVVSRLRKKLEGDPRQPALILTAWGVGYKFADAE